One genomic segment of Styela clava chromosome 3, kaStyClav1.hap1.2, whole genome shotgun sequence includes these proteins:
- the LOC120342480 gene encoding uncharacterized protein LOC120342480 isoform X2 — MSKNSGIVIPFGWERRIDASNSIVTYVSPTGVVLSSIAAVCQYLENNNTCKCGLQCPLHVPKIFNFNPNVRSINMTKNEWSLHENKTESHKKNCQHWNKLQKTVIVKKKVPSNAEVSSEPPPKLIIIRKDGQLTSVIPDNKKSAVTSVKKEEKKLTIKKSLTDSGTTLSRSNSAISPLKSPLFENAARSATKTENSADASKTDFKLQWIKADDELSHNDSESGNELCFSPDFKKSPPMSFPQLTSPTSTLFNKHQDTRPMFMHNTNAPSMGLPSMHMGVEPVHRFGMSAFPGTNFVSKSEVPPRYSAQQQLPRYSYMNVKSEQDTQHSMSFSAPANRPRFFQHKGFTRQDMFSNEQPNMSNWPQNQQNIVNFQSGQPRHTSMDWQRSLPTPGNLQTLGSSAVMRPRGATLNSPPMRQAGTQQFPMGSPPSCHSASPFNHPVGTPGINAPLCSPGSRTDPSPYSNRPNSRSSSMGTPTPSPLPPHGTWQGQRMGYNSDNSRPHSRSSSIPTPKQDPGAIPMQQWNTRPTNPASFHSRPPSTIGSGSELSPSPLSPFSPTQKLPQNVVPSKMPQSMRPQGGLPQGFNQNRLMNPQQNFSHQSQQQHFRGNAISDMHQQFHRQPGMQTNQFNVQLQDTQRFTGSAGFNQQNVFRPTPPYRPQQIQFARINEPNTNRFHINTAEQGFNPSAVRMQGQMNQQRFPFDHQWNSYNPNLRPSMQGQFQQFDVTHPGHINPGMEGIQQHHVRPIKPKRQRKRKTSKVKISATKTESLPGINSSNIISNEFSDFFQPHHNPLPSPTSVKPFMDSNITNNPMHVNYGSVGEMNSNPGFSATSNAPVDGSMPNLVMPSNLRPSHLSPVCKGSTLKNPLGMTISISKPSSTIAHTHSVEQLDHAGKDSGRGVMTPPLPVLSPTLLLEEATGADDDDFSDFAGPVSAVFEFPVCTTGNVYTTISAPPPYPSTSNRKLSVEKTKPSTMSLTMTSSVDMKVASKVEVAQDDNMHNLSSTQSNTKTFNPHKKHIPVTHSGPRADNTHLVSSTGKVFQVPARKDQTSRRFSDDGSSDSIQTDPRKRIWSDPYPPYKPTSRCTDRKNHVLPFQCSNYKLFSPLTQTPSDSAKMKKPLPINSVIEVSRSITSQIITSSCSIPPYPIVTKTTTGKSSNITAEPYKLPTSIISSTHKLEFLSPKAISESPIPVFSSSAIPRILKPPIEAQKSSKMTTECPSTILKSHSVSTDLPGASKGLKLLADKTASNVSDNEIESEFKAVNVLATVSRITPSYIQKESESFAAEKQTKMGFSSSSSSTEIISQMTISSTSNTSDNKISEISSVTNVSDGNTNSTHCDKNDIMHSISADVPSSIRALYSVSVPEAKSQISSNNSEATDITIKSSEIIGDETVKSSEVIIKTSSTNENIIAVNKLESASNSESVTLTNYSLENSLHTSVVTAVAENPNSEVVIKSSPTSQTMIAVTDLESSSNSIFTKNSVENLPQTSIVNSVSETHSSEDNKSSENIVAVTKLESPATSESVTFTKHSVENPPKTSIVDSVSKTCSSEAIKSSKNIVAVTKLESSSCSENDIFTKYSVEKSPQTSSPVTSIAEILPIPDSVERISATPESCSIVSPSVPNIETENNRVSAIDENIDILNQSEKNRRTKSSKSDISHDSDDELRHEKGFDESKSEELPKERKIETEISKTTNIAENLPEEAGLANCNNIACSEKDNMDIDDNIQSNASCEVPQTEKNITEIQTSAEYQAETFASQNPSTEVEKFAEFETLKTDGRNSNKKLVTEIIDDVAPVSIQESKKCAKLPMHDEDKPIISEEDIVKTELVCEKPVVAISEVEENSSLTSSTDSQKPKSEMIVQSTITPIVNQESSIGDKCHQKPLENSENSKTQEDNKPKVVGTENEDINVEKIEDSSSKNVTDSINDTNLEIDDTLSESDNKIVPSIPIVEDTETRTAMSSMPNTNSEIVTENKDGEMIQDPEFVDVTASVSQTKYIMDDAMSEASNINVDAIIEPVHTLKSNLTETLKPEEDVVGCSNTTESSFQETEKMEDDLVTHTNDESVELEDTEIQTEISVLLDEATLSLTPAVNNEVEDNNEMQTVISNDGDSSTEVLETPQEDNTHSPDLVHSASKTQPESETLLCDDKKMEMHEVEEANLEPPTSQSTEPDSEQSIPKDQDSLKDLTKEFEGPKEVVVETKEEEKVEDNDRKSDLNLPTLKSVETTTSQSTVINISSQSSTVPNTEITSKIVEDPQRMTHNQLPTSLPSTATVGISPELTDTVIRQLSSYNTFLKNLLVSGVGPTKSAAVAQLASTDNKPDEQQMKMFSALFTNSMQMNMLQSNPSTLLNRSQSFPGPSRTEISSSQENADTKETPESISKSDLPNSADESEVSTDRKGVINDRPSTSSSAPMNQETKSEDQAPANDNNITSIISTEATNDMTNSRISNKPSTSQATMSLDADSSQTTLSNKKSPVMTSKQASPTCSHQGLQVPIVSSSVKSESQTTIGEKNLAVENIEKNNPESTVQDEVSTSNDVTDATNIEQSFDQPINTENVVVEKRRGRSRNAAPKRNMKRSAISDTSIEKPSKRQSTGSSTPVLSTLRPISRTTTEKSTRIVKIGDLVWGQMRGFPSWPGKIVKPSEVRGLLQRAPLSDGKVWVKWFGDHTFTQMNPADLRTMTEGLEAHHKSRKKGRTRHRKISIHLETAIQEAVDELEQQQELKQGGSKLIPLPSTSSHGVVQRQSLEAESGTSSPKPRRGRKRKT, encoded by the exons ATGTCAAAGAACAGTGGCATTGTTATACCATTTGGATGGGAAAG GAGAATTGATGCCTCTAACAGCATTGTCACCTATGTCAGTCCCACAGGAGTTGTACTATCGAGCATTGCAGCAGTTTGCCAATATCTTGAAAACAATAATACTTGCAAATGTGGTTTGCAATGTCCACTTCATGTTCCAAAG ATTTTCAATTTCAACCCCAATGTGAGGTCAATTAATATGACAAAGAATGAATGGAGTTTGCATGAAAACAAGACTGAATCTCACAAGAAAAATTGTCAACATTGGAACAAGCTACAAAAAACTGTTATAG taaaaaaGAAAGTACCATCTAATGCTGAAGTATCATCTGAACCTCCTCCAAAACTGATCATTATAAGAAAAGATGGCCAACTTACATCGGTTATTCCAGACAACAAAAAGTCAGCAGTGACGTCAG TCAAAaaggaagaaaaaaaattaacaataaagaaatcTTTAACAGATTCAG GTACAACATTATCAAGGAGCAATTCAGCTATTTCTCCTCTGAAGTCTCCTCTTTTTGAG AATGCAGCAAGGTCagcaacaaaaactgaaaattctGCTGATGCTTCAAAGACTGATTTCAAATTACAATGGATAAAGGCTGATGATGAACTTTCACATAATGACTCAGAAAGTGGAAATGAACTGTGTTTCAGTCCTG ATTTCAAGAAGTCTCCACCAATGTCATTTCCCCAGCTCACATCGCCAACTTCTACTCTCTTTAATAAGCATCAAG ATACTCGCCCAATGTTCATGCATAATACAAATGCACCATCAATGGGTTTACCTTCAATGCATATGGGAGTTGAACCCGTTCacag atttggAATGAGTGCGTTCCCTGGTACAAATTTTGTCTCTAAATCTGAAGTTCCACCGAGATATTCTGCTCAACAACAACTACCTAGATATTCATATATGAATGTCAAGTCTGAGCAAGATACTCAG CATTCTATGTCATTCTCGGCACCTGCCAACAGGCCAAGATTTTTTCAGCATAAAGGTTTCACGAGACAGGATATGTTTTCAAATGAACAGCCAAACATGTCAAATTGGCCTcaaaatcaacaaaatattgttaattttcaGTCAG GTCAACCAAGGCATACAAGCATGGACTGGCAAAGGTCTCTTCCTACACCTGGAAACTTACAGACACTCGGATCTTCTGCCGTTATGAGGCCTAGGGGAGCAACATTGAATTCACCTCCAATGAGACAAGCTGGTACACAACAATTTCCTATGGGTTCCCCACCTTCATGCCATTCAGCATCTCCTTTTAATCACCCGGTTGGAACTCCTGGAATTAATGCTCCCCTTTGTAGTCCTGGGAGTAGAACAGATCCATCTCCATACAGCAATCGACCAAACAGTCGATCAAGTAGTATGGGAACACCCACTCCGAGTCCTTTGCCACCCCATGGTACTTGGCAGGGACAAAGAATGGGATATAATTCAGACAATTCCAGGCCTCATAGTCGTTCAAGTTCAATTCCAACACCGAAACAAGATCCCGGTGCAATACCGATGCAACAGTGGAATACAAGACCTACAAATCCTGCTTCATTTCACTCTAGACCTCCGAGTACTATTGGCAGTGGTTCTGAATTGTCTCCAAGTCCTCTGTCACCATTTTCTCCTACTCAAAAGTTGCCACAGAATGTCGTTCCATCCAAGATGCCGCAATCTATGAGACCACAAGGCGGACTTCCACAAGGGTTCAATCAAAACCGATTAATGAATCCACAGCAAAATTTTTCGCATCAGTCTCAACAACAGCACTTTCGTGGAAATGCAATTTCAGATATGCACCAACAATTCCATCGTCAACCTGGCATGCAAACAAATCAATTTAACGTACAATTGCAAGATACGCAAAGGTTTACTGGTTCTGCAGGATTTAACCAACAAAATGTCTTTCGTCCTACCCCACCGTACAGACCACAACAAATACAATTTGCGAGAATAAATGAACCTAACACTAACCGATTTCATATAAACACCGCTGAACAGGGATTTAATCCATCTGCTGTTAGGATGCAAGGACAGATGAATCAGCAACGTTTTCCTTTCGATCACCAATGGAATTCTTATAATCCAAATTTGCGTCCATCGATGCAAGGTCAATTTCAACAGTTTGATGTCACACATCCTGGGCATATTAATCCTGGAATGGAGGGAATACAGCAACATCATGTCCGACCAATCAAACCGAAGAGGCAAAGAAAACGCAAAACTTCTAAAGTTAAAATCAGTGCTACTAAAACTGAATCACTCCCTGGTATTAACAGTTCTAACAtcatttcaaatgaattttcgGATTTCTTTCAACCTCATCATAATCCGTTACCATCTCCCACTTCTGTCAAACCATTTATGGATTCCAATATTACAAACAATCCCATGCATGTAAATTATGGTTCTGTTGGTGAAATGAATTCCAACCCTGGTTTTTCTGCCACCTCTAATGCACCAGTAGATGGATCAATGCCTAATCTTGTAATGCCATCCAATCTACGTCCATCTCATTTGTCTCCAGTCTGCAAAGGAAGTACTCTGAAAAATCCTTTGGGAATGACTATTTCAATATCAAAACCAAGTAGCACAATTGCACATACACACAGTGTTGAACAGCTGGACCATGCTGGGAAAGATTCTGGTAGAGGAGTAATGACACCACCATTACCTGTACTTTCACCAACATTATTGTTAGAGGAGGCCACAGGAGCGGATGATGACGATTTTTCAGACTTTGCGGGTCCAGTATCAGCCGTGTTTGAATTCCCTGTCTGTACAACTGGTAATGTTTACACGACCATTTCTGCTCCTCCACCATATCCATCAACGTCAAATAGAAAATTAAGTGTGGAAAAAACGAAACCAAGCACAATGTCTTTGACAATGACTTCATCTGTAGACATGAAAGTTGCTTCTAAGGTAGAAGTTGCTCAAGATGATAATATGCATAACCTCAGTTCCACGCAGTCAAATACAAAGACTTTTAATCCCCACAAAAAGCATATTCCTGTAACACATTCTGGGCCTCGTGCTGACAATACACATCTTGTGTCATCAACTGGGAAGGTGTTTCAAGTACCTGCACGAAAGGATCAAACATCGAGGAGGTTTAGTGACGATGGTTCATCTGATTCAATTCAAACTGATCCAAGAAAAAGAATATGGTCTGATCCATATCCCCCATACAAGCCAACTTCACGATGCACTGACAGAAAAAATCATGTTCTACCTTTTCAATGTTCAAATTATAAGCTATTTTCTCCCCTTACTCAAACTCCAAGTGATTCCGCTAAAATGAAGAAGCCTTTACCAATCAACAGTGTCATAGAAGTATCTAGATCTATCACGTCACAAATTATAACTTCGTCATGCTCGATTCCACCTTATCCGATTGTAACAAAAACCACTACCGGAAAATCAAGTAATATCACGGCTGAACCTTATAAATTACCAACGTCTATCATTTCGTCAACACATAAACTTGAATTTTTATCTCCCAAGGCCATTAGCGAATCTCCTATTCCAGTATTCAGTTCATCCGCAATACCCAGGATACTAAAACCGCCTATAGAAGCACAAAAAAGCAGTAAAATGACGACCGAATGTCCAAGTACTATTCTCAAATCTCATTCAGTTTCGACAGATTTGCCAGGAGCATCTAAAGGTTTGAAACTATTAGCTGACAAAACGGCTTCCAATGTTTCTGACAATGAAATTGAATCTGAGTTCAAGGCTGTGAATGTACTTGCAACGGTAAGTCGAATTACACCAAGTTATATCCAGAAAGAAAGTGAAAGTTTTGCTgctgaaaaacaaacaaagatgGGTTTCTCTAGTTCTTCATCATCCACCGAAATAATTTCACAAATGACTATTTCTTCTACGTCAAATACTAGTGATAATAAGATTAGTGAAATATCTTCTGTCACAAATGTATCGGATGGAAATACAAACTCTACAcattgtgataaaaatgatatcATGCATTCAATATCAGCAGATGTTCCATCTTCAATACGTGCTTTATATTCCGTTTCAGTCCCAGAagctaaatcacaaatttcatcaaataattcTGAAGCAACTGATATAACTATAAAATCAAGCGAAATTATTGGCGATGAAACTGTAAAGAGTTCAGAGGTTATCATTAAAACAAGTTCAACAAATGAAAACATTATTGCAGTAAATAAACTGGAATCGGCGTCAAATTCAGAAAGTGTTACTTTAACAAATTATTCTTTGGAAAATTCACTGCACACTTCCGTTGTTACTGCAGTAGCTGAGAATCCAAATTCAGAGGTTGTTATTAAATCAAGTCCAACCAGTCAAACTATGATTGCAGTAACTGATCTGGAATCATCATCGAATTCAATTTTTACGAAGAATTCTGTGGAAAATCTACCACAGACTTCCATTGTTAATTCAGTGTCTGAGACTCACAGTTCAGAGGATAATAAATCAAGTGAAAATATTGTTGCCGTAACAAAACTGGAATCGCCGGCGACTTCGGAAAGTGTTACTTTTACGAAGCATTCTGTGGAAAATCCACCCAAGACTTCCATTGTTGATTCAGTATCTAAGACTTGCAGTTCAGAGGCTATTAAATCAAGTAAAAATATTGTTGCAGTAACAAAACTGGAATCGTCGTCGTGttcagaaaatgatatttttacaaaatattccgTAGAAAAATCCCCACAGACCTCCTCTCCCGTTACTTCAATAGCGGAAATTTTACCTATTCCTGATAGTGTTGAAAGGATTTCTGCTACACCTGAATCATGTTCAATTGTTTCACCATCTGTACCAAATATAGAAACGGAGAATAACAGAGTATCTGCAATAgatgaaaatattgatatattaaaCCAATCAGAGAAAAATAGGAGAACTAAAAGTTCAAAATCTGATATCTCACATGATTCAGATGATGAACTAAGGCATGAAAAAGGATTTGATGAATCAAAGAGTGAAGAACTACCGAAGGAAAGGAAAATTGAaacagaaatttcaaaaactacCAATATTGCAGAAAACTTGCCTGAAGAAGCTGGATTGGCAAACTGTAACAATATTGCCTGTTCTGAGAAAGACAATATGGATATAGAtgataatattcaatccaatgCTTCTTGTGAAGTCCcacaaactgaaaaaaatataactgAAATTCAAACTAGTGCTGAGTATCAAGCTGAAACTTTCGCATCACAAAACCCAAGTACTGAAGTTGAAAAGTTTGCAGaatttgaaacattaaaaacagATGGTAGGAATTCTAACAAGAAACTTGTAACTGAGATTATTGATGATGTTGCGCCTGTTTCTATACAAGAAAGTAAGAAATGTGCGAAATTACCTATGCATGATGAAGACAAACCTATAATTTCCGAGGAGGAcatagtaaaaacagaattagTTTGTGAGAAGCCTGTTGTAGCTATAAGCGAAGTTGAAGAAAATTCTTCACTGACTTCTTCAACAGATTCTCAAAAACCAAAATCTGAAATGATAGTTCAGTCTACAATTACACCCATAGTCAACCAAGAATCAAGCATTGGTGATAAATGTCACCAAAAACCTTTAGAAAATTCTGAGAATTCTAAGACACAAGAAGATAACAAACCTAAGGTAGTGGGAACTGAAAATGAAGACATAAATGTAGAAAAAATTGAGGATTCATCTTCCAAAAATGTGACAGATAGTATAAATGATACTAATCTTGAAATTGACGATACATTGTCAGAAAGTGACAATAAGATTGTTCCATCAATACCTATTGTTGAAGATACTGAGACTCGTACAGCAATGTCAAGCATGCCTAATACTAATAGTGAAATCGTAACAGAGAACAAAGACGGTGAAATGATACAAGATCCTGAATTTGTTGATGTAACCGCAAGCGTTTCACAAACTAAATATATAATGGATGATGCGATGTCGGAAGCAAGCAATATAAATGTAGATGCAATTATAGAACCAGTACATACACTAAAAAGTAACTTGACGGAAACATTAAAACCAGAAGAGGATGTGGTTGGATGTAGCAATACTACTGAATCAAGTTTTCAAGAAACCGAAAAAATGGAAGACGATTTAGTAACACATACGAATGATGAAAGTGTTGAACTTGAAGATACTGAAATTCAGACCGAAATATCAGTTTTATTAGATGAAGCTACACTAAGTCTGACGCCGGCCGTGAATAACGAGGTGGAAGATAATAATGAAATGCAAACTGTAATATCTAATGATGGAGATTCCAGTACTGAAGTTCTGGAAACTCCACAAGAAGATAATACTCATTCCCCGGATTTAGTTCATAGTGCTTCAAAAACACAGCCTGAAAGTGAAACTCTTTTGTGTGATGATAAGAAAATGGAAATGCACGAGGTTGAGGAAGCTAATTTGGAACCACCGACTTCCCAATCAACAGAACCTGATTCTGAACAATCTATTCCAAAGGATCAGGATTCACTGAAAGATTTGACAAAAGAATTTGAAGGTCCAAAAGAAGTTGTGGTTGAAACTAAAGAAGAAGAGAAAGTTGAAGATAACGATAGAAAATCGGATTTAAATTTACCTACATTAAAATCAGTAGAGACGACAACATCTCAAAGTACTGTCATAAATATTTCATCGCAATCATCTACAGTTCCGAATACTGAAATTACATCAAAGATTGTCGAGGACCCCCAAAGAATGACACACAACCAGTTACCAACATCCTTGCCTTCCACAGCAACTGTGGGTATTTCGCCAGAACTAACAGATACTGTAATTCGACAACTTTCAAGTTACAATACGTTTTTGAAAAATCTGCTCGTTTCTGGAGTTGGTCCGACAAAATCTGCTGCAGTTGCTCAGCTTGCTTCAACAGACAATAAACCTGATGAACAACAGATGAAAATGTTTTCAGCTCTTTTTACGAATTCAATGCAG ATGAACATGCTTCAGTCTAATCCATCTACACTTCTCAATCGTTCTCAATCATTTCCTGGTCCGAGCAGAACTGAAATATCTTCATCACAAGAAAATGCAG ATACTAAGGAAACACCTGAATCAATATCTAAAAGTGATTTGCCAAATTCTGCAGACGAATCAGAAGTCAGTACTGACAGAAAAGG agtTATAAATGATCGTCCATCCACAAGTTCTTCAGCACCAATGAACCAAGAGACTAAGTCTGAAGATCAAGCACCTGCAAATGACAATAATATTACATCAATTATATCAACGGAAGCAACGAACGATATGACAAATTCTAGGATTTCAAATAAGCCATCTACCAGTCAAGCAACTATGTCTCTCGATGCTGATTCGTCGCAAACTACTTTAAGTAACAAAAAATCACCAGTTATGACTTCGAAACAAGCTTCACCCACTTGCTCTCATCAAGGATTACAAGTTCCCATTGTGTCTTCAAGTGTCAAAAGTGAGAGTCAAACGACAATAGGAGAGAAAAATTTAGCtgtagaaaatattgaaaaaaataatccaGAGTCAACAGTACAAGATGAAGTTTCTACTTCTAATGATG TTACTGATGCCACCAACATTGAGCAGTCTTTTGATCAGCCAATCAACACAGAGAATGTGGTTGTAGAAAAGAGGCGTGGTAGATCTCGGAATGCTGCTCCGAAAAGA AACATGAAGCGCAGTGCAATATCTGACACCTcgattgaaaaaccgtctaaaaggCAGTCAACGGGATCTAG cACACCTGTATTGTCAACTCTTAGACCTATTTCCCGTACTACCACTGAAAAGTCTACAAGAATTGTAAAG